In Acholeplasma equirhinis, the following proteins share a genomic window:
- the parE gene encoding DNA topoisomerase IV subunit B, with translation MAQKNYDEKSIQILEGLEAVRKRPGMYIGSTDHRGLHHLVWEIVDNAMDEVLAGFGDEITVNIKQDNSIEVIDNGRGMPYKMHESGVPTTQVIFTVLHAGGKFGTEGGYKVAGGLHGVGSSVVNALSSALEVTVYKDGGVFRQRYEDGGKKIYPLERIGDSKKTGTTVWFKPDPQIFSTTLYNYDTIKERLRESAFLIKGLKINLNDQRKNIKETFKYDDGIRAYVELLNKSRTAVHEVKAVEGVFKASKSSEIEVEVALQYTDSYQEEIISFVNNVRTKDGGTHEVGFKSALTKVVNDYARKYALIKDKDENLDGVDIREGLTAIISLRVPENILEFEGQTKGKLGTPDARNATESVFYEKFNTYLEENRDIASKIIGKAVAASKAREAARKAREDARAGKKRNKKEVILSGKLTPAQGKDKNINELFLVEGDSAGGSAKQGRNRAFQAILPLRGKVINTEKTNTETILKNEEISTIIYTIGADFGLDFDVSKCNYKKVIIMTDADDDGAHIQVLLLTFFFRYMRPLIEDGRLYIAQPPLYKISRKRSKKEEVIYAWSDEELKKIVEDSEGSYNIQRYKGLGEMNASQLWDTTMNPETRTLIQVTIDDFGVSDKHITVLMGDQVLPRREWIERNVDFEITDDFDIEGKSR, from the coding sequence ATGGCACAGAAAAATTACGATGAGAAATCAATCCAAATATTAGAGGGATTAGAAGCAGTTAGAAAACGTCCTGGAATGTACATTGGTTCAACCGATCACAGAGGGTTGCATCATTTAGTCTGGGAAATCGTAGATAATGCGATGGATGAGGTTTTGGCTGGATTTGGTGACGAAATTACAGTCAACATTAAACAAGATAATTCGATTGAAGTTATTGACAATGGACGTGGTATGCCATATAAAATGCATGAATCTGGTGTACCGACAACTCAAGTCATTTTTACCGTTTTACACGCTGGTGGTAAATTCGGCACTGAAGGTGGATATAAAGTTGCAGGGGGGTTACACGGTGTTGGTTCATCGGTTGTAAATGCATTATCAAGTGCACTTGAAGTCACTGTATATAAAGACGGTGGAGTTTTTAGACAACGTTATGAAGATGGTGGTAAGAAAATTTATCCACTTGAACGCATTGGTGATTCAAAGAAGACTGGTACAACTGTATGGTTTAAACCAGATCCGCAAATATTTTCAACAACACTTTATAACTACGACACAATCAAAGAACGTTTAAGAGAATCAGCATTCTTAATTAAAGGTTTAAAAATTAACTTAAACGACCAAAGAAAAAACATTAAAGAAACTTTCAAATATGATGACGGGATTAGAGCTTATGTTGAACTTTTAAACAAGTCAAGAACAGCAGTCCATGAAGTCAAAGCAGTAGAAGGTGTTTTTAAAGCAAGTAAAAGCTCAGAAATTGAAGTTGAAGTTGCACTCCAATACACAGATAGTTATCAAGAAGAAATTATCTCATTTGTTAACAACGTCAGAACTAAAGACGGTGGTACACATGAAGTTGGATTTAAGAGTGCATTAACCAAAGTTGTGAATGATTATGCTAGAAAATATGCATTAATCAAAGATAAAGACGAAAATTTAGATGGTGTGGATATTCGTGAAGGCTTAACAGCAATCATTTCTTTAAGAGTACCTGAAAATATTTTAGAGTTTGAAGGACAAACTAAAGGTAAACTTGGAACACCTGATGCAAGAAATGCAACAGAATCCGTATTCTACGAAAAATTCAATACATACCTTGAAGAAAACAGAGATATTGCATCAAAAATCATTGGTAAAGCTGTTGCAGCAAGTAAAGCAAGAGAAGCAGCCAGAAAAGCACGCGAAGATGCAAGAGCTGGTAAAAAGAGAAATAAAAAGGAAGTTATTCTTTCTGGGAAGTTGACACCTGCTCAAGGTAAAGATAAGAACATAAATGAACTTTTCTTAGTCGAAGGTGACTCAGCAGGTGGATCTGCTAAACAAGGTCGTAATCGTGCTTTCCAAGCAATTTTACCTTTACGTGGTAAAGTCATCAATACTGAAAAAACAAATACAGAAACAATTTTAAAAAATGAAGAAATTTCAACGATCATCTACACCATTGGTGCGGATTTTGGACTTGATTTTGATGTTTCAAAATGTAACTATAAAAAAGTTATTATCATGACCGACGCGGATGATGACGGTGCCCATATTCAAGTCTTACTTTTAACGTTCTTCTTTAGATACATGAGACCTTTAATTGAAGATGGTAGACTTTATATTGCGCAACCACCTTTATATAAAATTTCAAGAAAACGCTCAAAGAAAGAAGAAGTTATTTATGCTTGGAGCGATGAAGAACTTAAAAAGATTGTAGAAGATTCTGAAGGGTCTTACAATATTCAACGTTATAAAGGTTTAGGAGAAATGAACGCATCTCAACTTTGGGATACAACAATGAATCCTGAAACTAGAACTTTAATTCAAGTAACAATTGATGACTTTGGAGTCTCTGATAAACACATCACTGTTTTAATGGGTGATCAAGTATTACCACGTCGTGAATGGATTGAAAGAAACGTTGATTTTGAAATTACAGATGATTTTGACATAGAAGGTAAGTCTAGATGA
- a CDS encoding aldo/keto reductase gives MKTYTLSNGVKMPAFGLGTFKVEAGESTYETVLNALKIGYRHIDTAMMYQNEEDVGRAIRDSKIPREEIFVTTKVVKQYQGDVSKIKADIDGSLNRLNIGYVDLLLMHWPNQKYEMNALVWSIFEDYYQQGKFRAIGVSNFQKHHLNELLKTAKVKPMVNQIECHPLLQQNAMLEYLKAHNIQMTSYGPFAKGKVFESPTIDVLNEIASHYNATVAQVIIAWGLSRDIVMIPKSVHYERLEENFNGQRLALSAKDLEKLSQLNRALRVYSDPDNNNFTE, from the coding sequence GTGAAAACTTATACACTATCAAATGGTGTAAAAATGCCAGCCTTTGGTCTTGGTACGTTCAAAGTAGAAGCAGGAGAGTCTACTTATGAAACTGTTTTAAATGCTTTAAAGATTGGCTATAGACATATTGATACTGCAATGATGTATCAAAATGAAGAAGATGTTGGTCGAGCAATCAGAGACTCAAAAATACCACGCGAAGAAATCTTTGTTACAACCAAAGTTGTTAAACAATATCAAGGTGATGTTTCAAAGATCAAAGCAGATATCGACGGTTCTTTAAACCGATTAAACATTGGTTATGTTGATTTATTATTAATGCACTGGCCAAATCAAAAATATGAAATGAATGCACTAGTTTGGAGTATCTTTGAAGACTATTATCAACAAGGTAAATTTCGTGCAATTGGCGTATCTAATTTCCAAAAACATCACTTAAATGAACTTTTAAAAACAGCAAAAGTAAAACCAATGGTGAATCAAATTGAATGTCATCCGCTCTTACAACAAAATGCAATGTTAGAGTATTTAAAAGCACATAACATTCAGATGACTTCATACGGTCCGTTTGCTAAGGGTAAAGTATTTGAATCACCAACAATTGATGTGTTAAATGAGATTGCATCACACTATAACGCAACTGTTGCACAAGTCATTATTGCATGGGGATTATCTCGTGATATTGTAATGATACCAAAGAGTGTTCACTATGAAAGATTAGAAGAAAACTTTAATGGACAACGCTTAGCTTTAAGTGCAAAAGACCTAGAAAAATTGAGTCAATTAAACCGTGCATTACGTGTTTATTCAGATCCAGACAACAACAATTTTACAGAGTAA
- a CDS encoding M42 family metallopeptidase → MKNNHYKNLMELPGISSHEKRIREYMRSVMEKYPQYEIIQDKLGSIFAYKKSEVKDAPTVLVAGHMDEVGLMVKEILDNGAIKVLPIGGLNGEVFISQIMYVYTKDGKKLPGVIGAIPPHLKEKNQIEISALLVDLGTSSKEETLSYGVSIGDMVLYDTPYIDTVNGQRFIAKAIDNRYGCGLALEAIEKFANIELPFNVAIGATVQEEVGLRGAETATNLFMPDMFIALDASPLNDIHQKDAIGKLGEGFLLRIYDPKNIMLFPLRNYIEDLANKHQIKYQAYVSMGGTDAAKAIDMHEGVIATTIGLPARYIHASVAMADYFDLDQARQMLFALLKDLTGEKIKELKELM, encoded by the coding sequence ATGAAGAACAATCATTATAAAAACTTAATGGAACTTCCTGGCATTTCATCTCATGAAAAAAGAATTCGTGAATACATGCGTTCTGTCATGGAAAAGTATCCTCAATATGAAATCATCCAAGATAAACTTGGAAGTATTTTTGCATACAAGAAATCGGAAGTAAAAGATGCACCAACAGTTCTTGTTGCAGGTCATATGGATGAAGTTGGTTTAATGGTTAAAGAAATCTTAGATAATGGTGCGATTAAAGTTTTACCGATTGGTGGATTAAATGGTGAAGTTTTTATTTCCCAAATAATGTATGTTTATACAAAAGATGGTAAGAAATTACCTGGTGTAATCGGTGCGATTCCACCACATTTGAAAGAAAAGAATCAAATTGAAATTTCAGCATTACTCGTTGATTTAGGAACATCATCAAAAGAAGAAACACTCTCATATGGTGTTTCAATCGGAGATATGGTTTTATATGATACACCATACATAGATACAGTAAATGGTCAACGATTTATTGCTAAGGCAATTGATAATCGATATGGTTGCGGATTAGCATTAGAAGCAATTGAGAAATTTGCAAATATTGAACTACCATTTAATGTTGCAATTGGCGCAACTGTACAAGAAGAAGTTGGATTACGTGGTGCAGAAACTGCAACAAACCTTTTCATGCCGGATATGTTTATTGCCCTTGATGCTTCACCTTTGAATGATATTCATCAAAAGGATGCAATTGGTAAATTAGGTGAAGGTTTCTTACTTCGAATTTATGATCCTAAAAATATCATGTTATTCCCACTTAGAAACTATATTGAAGATTTAGCAAACAAACATCAAATCAAATATCAAGCATACGTTTCAATGGGTGGAACCGATGCAGCGAAAGCAATTGATATGCATGAAGGTGTGATTGCAACAACAATTGGACTTCCTGCAAGATACATTCATGCAAGTGTTGCAATGGCTGATTATTTTGATTTAGATCAAGCAAGACAAATGTTATTTGCATTACTTAAAGATTTAACAGGAGAAAAAATAAAAGAATTAAAGGAGCTGATGTAA
- a CDS encoding undecaprenyl phosphate translocase family protein yields MIKKILQGSLVGIGSILPGVSGGMIAAAFNIYSKLIEALDRLTKEPIKAILSIWEYLIGIALGILVGFIAIAYVFYIIPIPLTLLFIGLILGGIQEIYLLAKNDKISIKSAIIVTVTAVLMISLTFILPLFKTTDVSNTSLVLWFFVGILLSVSLIVPGLSGTMLLLMIGYYGPLLIVGKEMIESVLTINFELFFTHFWNVLFVGLGLIFAFIVLGKLLNLVLKKYPKTFYQIILGIIIAAPVNIIASLHVDMATSETPVDIFNFSEQWYMWLIGIILIPFGFMLARLFSKDSYETKEN; encoded by the coding sequence ATGATTAAAAAAATACTACAAGGTTCTCTTGTAGGTATCGGTTCAATATTACCAGGTGTAAGTGGTGGCATGATCGCCGCCGCTTTCAATATATACAGCAAGTTAATTGAGGCATTAGACCGATTAACCAAGGAACCTATTAAAGCAATTTTATCCATTTGGGAGTATTTAATTGGAATTGCATTAGGCATACTCGTTGGTTTTATTGCGATTGCATATGTGTTTTATATCATTCCAATTCCTTTAACATTGCTTTTTATTGGTTTAATCCTAGGTGGTATACAGGAGATTTACTTACTTGCTAAGAACGATAAAATATCCATTAAAAGTGCAATCATTGTTACGGTTACTGCAGTTTTAATGATTTCCTTAACATTTATCTTGCCGCTATTTAAAACAACTGATGTTTCGAATACAAGTTTAGTGTTATGGTTCTTTGTTGGAATCCTTCTTTCAGTTTCTTTAATTGTTCCAGGGTTATCTGGAACAATGTTACTTTTAATGATTGGTTATTATGGACCACTCTTAATCGTAGGTAAAGAAATGATAGAGTCTGTTTTAACAATTAACTTTGAACTATTCTTTACACACTTTTGGAATGTCCTATTTGTTGGATTAGGGTTGATATTTGCATTTATTGTACTTGGTAAGTTATTAAATTTAGTTTTAAAAAAATATCCAAAGACGTTTTATCAAATTATATTAGGTATAATTATCGCAGCTCCAGTTAACATCATTGCTTCATTACATGTAGATATGGCAACATCTGAGACACCAGTTGATATTTTTAATTTTAGTGAACAATGGTATATGTGGTTAATTGGAATTATTTTAATTCCTTTTGGATTTATGTTAGCGAGATTATTTAGTAAGGATAGTTATGAGACAAAAGAAAATTAA
- a CDS encoding HPr family phosphocarrier protein, whose product MKQKFKIVSEYGLHARPATRLVNQAMSYESEVSLTAFNRTVNLKSIMGVMSLGIYHGEIVEITAVGPDEKEAIAGLTDFMVTEGLGSIE is encoded by the coding sequence ATGAAGCAGAAGTTCAAAATTGTTTCAGAATATGGTTTACATGCAAGACCTGCGACACGTCTTGTGAATCAAGCTATGTCATATGAATCAGAAGTCAGCTTAACAGCATTTAACCGTACAGTTAATTTAAAAAGTATCATGGGAGTCATGAGCTTAGGTATTTACCATGGTGAAATCGTAGAAATTACAGCGGTTGGTCCAGATGAAAAAGAAGCCATCGCAGGACTTACAGATTTCATGGTAACTGAAGGGTTAGGCTCAATCGAATAA